From Campylobacter anatolicus, one genomic window encodes:
- a CDS encoding DUF4299 family protein, translating to MKKEQRCVVFSVKNKKSLFGGYKSTMSVEEALQVAPNLTQFSFDESSSEFDAESFYNAMISDFDFLIVGVDGVSGRGFELDYNEITKTYNIRVATPSTRDDWYIALEYLSNLAKKLSSDIATDIDDKKYNSDSILKFDYEKDVMFGLEIMRENLSGDLQTNINYGVIRPLALNLVMIDEILSSSDPIDAYSQKLTQVQYIDAYSARQRFFRANNSGEIIGLYTLTQGVDTILPYKPGVEYYNLDTLGGEEVSQWQLSFVCFDENAQDEESAYFALDPILDYNEVIENLPKDSYKFIDATYILVSGLSREVMEHLAEICEKK from the coding sequence ATCAAAAAGGAGCAAAGATGTGTTGTATTTAGCGTAAAGAATAAAAAGAGTTTATTTGGCGGATACAAAAGCACGATGAGCGTTGAAGAGGCGTTGCAAGTCGCCCCAAATTTGACGCAGTTTAGCTTTGATGAGAGTAGTAGCGAGTTTGATGCAGAGAGTTTTTATAACGCAATGATAAGCGACTTTGATTTTTTGATTGTGGGTGTTGATGGTGTGAGTGGCAGGGGATTTGAGTTAGATTACAATGAGATTACAAAAACTTATAATATTCGTGTTGCTACGCCTAGTACACGCGATGACTGGTATATAGCACTTGAATATCTATCAAATTTAGCCAAAAAACTCAGTTCAGATATAGCCACTGACATAGACGATAAAAAGTATAACTCAGATAGCATTTTAAAATTTGATTATGAAAAAGATGTGATGTTTGGTTTAGAGATTATGAGAGAAAATTTAAGTGGTGATTTACAAACTAATATAAACTACGGCGTCATCAGACCTTTGGCTCTAAATTTAGTGATGATAGATGAGATACTTTCCTCAAGCGATCCTATTGATGCGTATAGCCAAAAGCTCACACAGGTGCAGTATATTGACGCATACTCGGCACGCCAACGGTTTTTCAGAGCAAATAATAGTGGCGAAATCATCGGCTTATATACACTCACACAAGGGGTTGATACGATATTGCCGTATAAGCCTGGTGTTGAGTATTATAATTTAGATACTCTTGGCGGAGAGGAGGTTTCGCAATGGCAGTTGAGTTTTGTTTGTTTTGATGAGAACGCACAGGACGAAGAAAGTGCTTATTTTGCATTAGATCCAATACTTGATTATAATGAAGTGATCGAAAATTTGCCAAAGGATAGTTATAAATTTATAGATGCAACTTATATTTTAGTAAGCGGGTTAAGTCGCGAAGTTATGGAACATCTGGCTGAAATTTGTGAGAAAAAATAA
- a CDS encoding acetyl-CoA carboxylase subunit A — translation MIHKILIANRGEIAVRIVRACRDLHIQSVAIYTRPDKECLHVMVADEAYMIGEDPIKGYLDAKAIVAMAKECGADAIHPGYGFLSENYEFAKLVEDEGLIFIGPKADVIRKMGDKNIARYLMKRNGVPIVPGTEKLNDNSMEAIKEHARRIGYPVILKASGGGGGRGIREVWKEEDMEDAFNSCTREAKAYFNNDEVFMEKLVVNPRHIEFQILGDNYGNIIHLCERDCSIQRRHQKIIEIAPCPSISENLRKIMGVTAVAAAKAVGYSNVGTIEFLLDDYNNFYFMEMNTRIQVEHGVTEEITGQDLVVRQIRIASGEILEIEQSDIKPHGYAIEARITAEDVWHNFTPAPGTISGYYPALGPSVRVDSHAYKDYTIPPFFDSLVAKLIVKATDYDLAVNKLERALEEFTIEGVKTIIPFLLTISKGREFRRGFFDTSYVERNLQKILENTYNPDEANSEEDLKSVIAEAIKIYKKRR, via the coding sequence GTGATACATAAAATTCTTATCGCAAACCGTGGCGAGATCGCTGTGCGGATAGTGCGTGCTTGTCGTGATCTACATATTCAAAGTGTGGCTATTTACACGCGTCCAGACAAAGAGTGTCTGCATGTTATGGTGGCTGATGAAGCCTATATGATAGGCGAAGATCCGATCAAGGGCTACTTAGATGCCAAAGCTATCGTGGCGATGGCTAAAGAGTGTGGTGCTGACGCAATACATCCTGGGTATGGATTTTTAAGCGAAAATTACGAATTTGCAAAACTTGTAGAAGATGAAGGTCTTATTTTCATAGGTCCAAAAGCGGATGTGATACGCAAAATGGGCGATAAAAATATCGCACGTTATCTTATGAAACGCAACGGCGTTCCTATCGTGCCTGGGACCGAAAAACTAAATGATAATAGCATGGAGGCGATCAAAGAACACGCAAGACGTATCGGATATCCAGTTATATTAAAAGCTAGTGGCGGAGGTGGTGGACGCGGAATCCGAGAAGTGTGGAAAGAGGAGGATATGGAAGATGCTTTTAACTCCTGCACACGTGAAGCCAAGGCATATTTTAACAACGATGAGGTATTTATGGAAAAGCTCGTAGTCAATCCTCGCCACATCGAATTTCAAATTTTAGGCGATAACTACGGAAACATCATACACCTTTGCGAACGTGACTGCTCTATACAACGACGCCATCAAAAGATCATCGAGATCGCCCCTTGTCCATCTATAAGTGAAAACTTACGTAAAATAATGGGCGTTACCGCTGTTGCTGCGGCAAAGGCAGTGGGGTATTCAAACGTCGGTACGATAGAATTTTTACTAGATGATTATAACAACTTTTACTTTATGGAGATGAATACTCGCATACAAGTAGAGCACGGCGTCACAGAAGAGATCACAGGTCAAGATCTAGTTGTGCGTCAGATCCGTATCGCATCTGGGGAGATACTTGAGATAGAACAAAGCGATATAAAACCTCACGGCTACGCGATAGAAGCACGTATCACAGCCGAAGATGTCTGGCATAACTTCACTCCAGCACCTGGCACTATAAGTGGCTACTATCCAGCACTTGGTCCATCTGTACGTGTGGATAGCCATGCATACAAAGACTACACTATACCGCCATTTTTTGATTCGCTTGTGGCAAAGCTCATCGTCAAGGCTACTGATTACGATCTAGCGGTCAATAAATTAGAGAGAGCATTGGAGGAATTTACCATAGAGGGCGTGAAAACGATTATCCCATTTTTGCTAACTATCAGCAAAGGGCGTGAGTTTAGACGGGGATTTTTTGATACAAGCTACGTTGAGCGAAACTTGCAAAAAATTTTAGAAAATACATACAATCCAGATGAAGCAAATAGCGAAGAAGATTTAAAATCAGTCATCGCAGAAGCGATAAAAATTTATAAAAAACGAAGATAA
- the moaC gene encoding cyclic pyranopterin monophosphate synthase MoaC, with product MLTHIDEKNRPKMVDVSPKEPTRRIATASGIIKMSKNAFDAIKENTGKKGPVLQTAVVAAIMGAKKTSELIPMCHPLVILSVDCDIVELPEIYAFKLFVSVKIDGKTGVEMEALTGVSVGLLTIYDMVKAIDKTMQITDIVLESKSGGKSGEYMRH from the coding sequence ATGCTTACACATATTGATGAGAAAAATCGCCCTAAAATGGTCGATGTCAGCCCCAAAGAGCCAACAAGACGCATTGCAACTGCAAGCGGTATCATAAAAATGAGTAAAAACGCATTTGATGCTATCAAAGAAAATACAGGTAAAAAGGGGCCGGTGCTACAAACTGCCGTAGTTGCTGCGATAATGGGTGCAAAAAAGACTAGTGAACTTATACCGATGTGTCATCCACTTGTTATTTTGAGTGTAGATTGTGATATTGTAGAGCTACCTGAAATTTATGCATTTAAGCTATTTGTAAGTGTAAAAATAGATGGCAAAACGGGCGTTGAGATGGAGGCTCTTACTGGCGTTAGTGTGGGACTTTTAACTATTTATGATATGGTAAAAGCAATAGATAAAACCATGCAGATAACTGATATAGTGCTTGAGAGTAAAAGCGGAGGGAAAAGTGGCGAGTATATGCGACATTAA
- a CDS encoding DUF493 domain-containing protein, with protein sequence MASICDINGQKPEIRYPTFWEYKLIMNATDDAIEQIKKIIGTRDSKAVFSKFSKDKRYASYDVSVFVLSDQERLELFSAFKRISKFVL encoded by the coding sequence GTGGCGAGTATATGCGACATTAATGGACAAAAACCAGAGATAAGATACCCAACTTTTTGGGAGTATAAACTCATAATGAATGCCACGGACGACGCGATCGAGCAGATAAAAAAAATAATAGGCACACGCGATAGCAAAGCAGTATTTTCAAAATTTAGCAAAGATAAAAGATACGCTAGTTACGATGTGAGTGTATTTGTTTTGAGCGATCAGGAGCGTTTGGAGCTATTTTCAGCCTTTAAACGTATATCAAAATTTGTATTATAA